Genomic window (Bacteroidales bacterium):
GAAAAGAAAGTAAAAAAGATACTTAAAAAACTTCCTAAATCTGACTATACAAAAGTTAAAAAATCTATCCTAAGTTTAGGACAAGAACCACGTCCTGCCGGCTATATCAAACTCAAAGACCGAGAAGGATACAGAATTAGACAAGGAAATTATCGCATTGTTTACGATATTGAAGACGATATAAAAGTAGTTGCAATTATAAATGTTGGACACCGAAAAGTTATTTACAAACAAAAACCCTAACATTTCTGAAAGGGCTTTCGGTTTATTTCGCATTACAAATTCATGTTTGTTGAAAAGCGGAA
Coding sequences:
- a CDS encoding type II toxin-antitoxin system RelE/ParE family toxin, which gives rise to MYKVLVEKKVKKILKKLPKSDYTKVKKSILSLGQEPRPAGYIKLKDREGYRIRQGNYRIVYDIEDDIKVVAIINVGHRKVIYKQKP